From Vanessa cardui chromosome 29, ilVanCard2.1, whole genome shotgun sequence, a single genomic window includes:
- the LOC124542026 gene encoding putative fatty acyl-CoA reductase CG5065, with amino-acid sequence MAPSVVEFYEGKSVFITGATGFLGKALVEKLLRACPGIHTIYLLLREKKGVSGEDRLKALCNNKIFEHLREKQPDVFNKLKLIAGDILEDELGISNDDRQELQRHCNIVFHSAACVRFDQKLKDAVNMNTTGTLRVLKLAETMEKLEAFVHLSTAYCRCELDMLDEKLYPAVHNPEKIIDLVEWLDDSTLDYLEPKLISSEPNTYSYTKAITEDLVAEYSSKFPISIGRPSIVTAAWKEPMPGWVDNLNGPTGLVIGSGKGVIRSMHCEPSYMADAIPVDVVVNGCILIAYTTALDKPKDLRIFNITLSGVQKITWREVIELGEKWVNTYPYTIALWYPGGTIKSYWFTHQITVIFIHILPAYLVDMLLFLLGRKTFMVNLQKRISHGLNILQYYTTKEWNFKNSNFLSLQKRVSEEENNIFFTDVSTLDRDEYLRDYVIGTRHFVCKEDPATLPRARKLHRIRYWVDVVTKILLLSLLFWFLYSKCGILNMIDSAYNYVYSITNNNKISDM; translated from the exons ATGGCGCCATCAGTAGTGGAGTTCTACGAAGGGAAGTCTGTTTTCATAACAGGAGCGACCGGTTTCCTTGGTAAG GCATTAGTAGAGAAGTTACTGAGAGCCTGTCCAGGTATTCACACCATTTATCTCTTGCTGAGGGAAAAGAAAGGAGTGAGTGGAGAGGACAGATTAAAGGCACTCTGCAATAACAAG ATATTCGAACATCTTCGTGAGAAGCAACCGGATGTGTTTAACAAGCTGAAGCTGATCGCGGGGGATATCCTGGAAGATGAACTGGGCATCTCCAACGATGACCGCCAGGAGTTACAGCGACATTGCAATATTGTGTTCCATAGCGCTGCATGTGTAAG ATTTGATCAGAAATTAAAAGACGCCGTTAATATGAACACAACTGGTACTCTACGAGTTTTAAAATTGGCTGAAACAATGGAAAAACTCGAG GCGTTCGTCCATCTGTCCACGGCCTATTGTCGCTGTGAACTTGACATGCTGGATGAAAAACTTTACCCCGCAGTTCACAACCCAGAGAAGATCATCGATCTCGTGGAATGGCTGGATGACTCAACGCTTGATTACTTAGAGCCAAA ATTAATATCATCTGAACCAAATACCTATTCATATACAAAGGCGATAACAGAAGATCTCGTAGCTGAATACAGTTCCAAATTTCCGATTTCAATTGGACGACCTTCTATTG TGACAGCCGCTTGGAAGGAACCCATGCCTGGTTGGGTTGACAACCTCAATGGACCAACTGGACTCGTTATTGGCAGTGGAAAAG gtGTTATACGAAGCATGCATTGTGAGCCATCCTACATGGCTGATGCAATTCCTGTCGATGTCGTCGTGAATGGATGTATCCTAATCGCCTACACAACTGCCTTGGATAA ACCTAAAGATCTTCGTATCTTTAACATTACTTTATCCGGTGTTCAAAAAATTACGTGGCGTGAGGTGATTGAATTAG GTGAGAAGTGGGTCAACACTTACCCTTACACGATCGCATTGTGGTACCCGGGTGGTACCATCAAGTCGTACTGGTTTACTCACCAAATCACCGTCATCTTCATACACATTCTGCCGGCATATTTAGTCGATATGCTTCTGTTTTTGTTGGGAAGGAAGACTTT CATGGTTAATCTTCAGAAGCGAATCAGCCACGGGTTGAACATCCTCCAATATTACACAACGAAAGAGTGGAACTTCAAGAATTCGAACTTCCTCTCCCTGCAGAAGAGAGTAAGTGAGGAGGAGAACAATATATTCTTTACTGATGTCTCAACGTTGGACCGTGATGAATACTTACGGGATTACGTCATAGGCACGAGGCATTTTGTGTGCAAGGAAGATCCCGCGACTCTGCCTAGAGCTAGAAAACTACATAGAAT CCGTTACTGGGTCGACGTTGTAACGAAGATTTTATTACTTTCCCTCTTATTTTGGTTCTTATATTCGAAATGCGGTATACTAAATATGATAGATTCCGCATATAACTATGTTTACAGCAtcaccaataataataaaataagtgacATGTAG